A stretch of the Candidatus Curtissbacteria bacterium genome encodes the following:
- the purD gene encoding phosphoribosylamine--glycine ligase, giving the protein MPERVVVVGNGGREDALSWKLSETADVFSLPRNVTAESLSAFYKENEIDLVVVGPEDPLAAGIVDQAQERDLKAFGPRKDASRIEWDKEYADNFADRHNIPHPKSQSFTSYEEALEYVQNQNPKDIVIKANGLTLGKGVLLPESKEEAEAALARIFKCKEFGTHDTVVVQERLRGREVSLICLTDGTTIIPLLPAQDHKRIFDNDQGPNTGGMGAFAPAELPDQEKIYEEIVKPTIDGLNQDGILYQGALYIQLMLTSEGPKVIEYNSRFDDPETQAQVMLFDGDFYRALKACADGTLTPDIVSFRDGFAVCVVLATAGYPATTRTGDEIYGLEKIEDPDVYFFHAATKVEDGKTFTNGGRVLGVTAVGPTLEEARQKAYSQIGPEGVHFDGMQYRTDIGKK; this is encoded by the coding sequence ATGCCGGAAAGAGTCGTAGTTGTCGGAAACGGCGGCAGAGAAGATGCGCTCAGTTGGAAATTATCTGAAACGGCAGATGTGTTTTCCCTTCCCCGAAATGTCACTGCTGAATCATTAAGCGCTTTCTATAAGGAAAACGAAATTGACCTTGTGGTAGTTGGCCCGGAAGACCCGCTCGCCGCTGGCATCGTTGATCAAGCCCAAGAACGAGACTTGAAAGCATTCGGCCCAAGAAAAGACGCGTCTAGAATTGAGTGGGACAAAGAATATGCCGACAATTTTGCGGACCGGCACAACATCCCTCACCCGAAATCTCAATCCTTCACAAGTTACGAAGAAGCACTTGAGTATGTTCAAAATCAAAATCCAAAAGACATAGTAATCAAAGCAAACGGTCTTACACTCGGAAAAGGTGTACTACTTCCCGAATCAAAAGAAGAAGCCGAAGCTGCTCTTGCAAGAATCTTCAAATGCAAAGAGTTTGGGACTCACGATACTGTTGTAGTCCAGGAAAGATTACGCGGAAGAGAGGTATCTCTTATTTGCCTAACCGACGGCACAACAATTATCCCGCTTCTTCCTGCCCAAGATCACAAACGTATATTCGACAACGACCAAGGCCCCAACACTGGGGGCATGGGAGCTTTCGCCCCAGCCGAACTTCCAGACCAAGAAAAAATTTACGAAGAAATTGTTAAGCCAACAATAGACGGATTGAATCAAGATGGAATTTTATATCAAGGTGCACTTTACATTCAGTTAATGCTTACATCTGAAGGGCCAAAAGTCATTGAATACAATAGCCGATTCGATGATCCGGAAACGCAAGCTCAAGTGATGCTTTTTGACGGAGATTTCTACAGGGCACTCAAAGCATGTGCAGACGGAACACTAACACCAGACATCGTTTCTTTCAGAGATGGATTTGCTGTTTGCGTAGTGCTGGCAACCGCTGGATATCCTGCGACTACCCGCACGGGTGATGAGATTTATGGGCTGGAAAAAATCGAGGATCCAGATGTTTACTTTTTCCACGCTGCGACAAAAGTTGAAGACGGAAAAACATTTACAAATGGTGGAAGAGTTTTGGGAGTAACTGCGGTCGGGCCAACGTTGGAAGAAGCACGCCAAAAAGCATATTCTCAAATTGGTCCGGAAGGCGTCCACTTCGACGGGATGCAATACAGAACGGATATTGGCAAAAAATGA
- a CDS encoding sortase — protein sequence MSLAVYIKEDTALKRILKRKRNRAFALIISAFGLFAIVFAVWPYLAWQFVTLPKLTKGVEHAPVPQSQVLADQSFLSENVQVAKDEDGFSYFTTNYVPTGEKPDEFSLTIPKLKISEAKVKVDSLKFYEQLSHFPGSALPGELGNSFITGHSVLPQFNDPENYRTIFTKLPELEVGDDVYVEIEGQHLHFVVQYAKVVDPHDVSVLAPISQRGHNLTLMTCVPPGTSIKRLVVITSLI from the coding sequence ATGTCTCTCGCTGTATACATTAAGGAAGACACAGCTCTAAAACGCATCCTAAAGCGGAAAAGAAACAGAGCATTTGCGCTCATCATCTCCGCATTTGGCCTTTTTGCAATTGTATTTGCCGTTTGGCCTTATTTGGCTTGGCAATTTGTAACATTGCCAAAACTCACAAAAGGAGTAGAACATGCTCCTGTTCCTCAATCTCAAGTTCTAGCAGATCAATCTTTTCTTTCAGAAAACGTGCAGGTCGCAAAGGACGAAGATGGCTTTTCTTACTTTACGACGAACTATGTTCCGACAGGTGAAAAGCCAGACGAGTTTTCCCTTACAATTCCCAAACTTAAAATAAGCGAAGCAAAGGTTAAAGTAGACAGCTTAAAATTTTACGAGCAGCTTTCGCACTTCCCAGGCTCTGCTCTTCCGGGCGAATTAGGGAACAGTTTTATAACCGGCCACTCGGTTCTCCCGCAATTTAACGACCCCGAAAATTACAGAACGATTTTTACAAAACTGCCCGAATTGGAAGTCGGCGATGATGTATATGTCGAAATAGAAGGTCAGCATCTTCACTTTGTCGTCCAGTACGCGAAAGTTGTCGATCCGCACGACGTTTCTGTCCTTGCACCAATTTCCCAGCGCGGACACAACCTAACCCTCATGACCTGCGTTCCTCCCGGAACCAGCATCAAACGCCTCGTTGTTATAACAAGTTTAATTTAA
- a CDS encoding baseplate J/gp47 family protein encodes MGPLKVLGNLLKRDNSQEENYLSLVLTPDRILASIWKFKEDEIMTLGFGQKNFQSQEVLVHQAAIAIDAAGKQAKVDITKAVFGLSESYLENSTLQDSTTKLLKKLSQELELDPQAFVSIASSVNHLLKSEESITPHAVLIGIFGDFVEVHLLEGDKVVKSTISKSPVNIEKITTLIKNLKEEDKQLPAKIVAYGINESTEIAEKITKNKWKDIFVHEPKIDFLDDAELARAVCYAQAADILGHDPINQAAGAADLAGEKQREDADEVVEEKVQKEPDELGFIEGEDILLSDTRKPTESEPLEEKVDSDKSDASPSEELRPVTRHEEYAVHEQNSQMMQPPQHEQKPRKNPLIFLTNFTHLFHFKMPSGKKAAIIGGVILLFLITASYAAAQTLTKAEVVIKVNGSDFEKEFAATAVEGGSLDAARSQIPAQTVSTEAQASQKGVTTGSKKVGDPAKGEITVFNWTTASKTFAQKTSIITSGGIKFTLDNDVQVASRSAQSPGQSAAKVTAQEVGTAGNIGGGSDVTFPEFDSLSYSAVNSAAFSGGSERQVTVVTQQDMSKLESELIKVLTQKAREDLQAKAAGAKITDDAITTTVKNRNFDKKLDEEASLLNLDLSVEAKAITYSEDDLKNLLAENFKEEAPNNLEIRPENIEINNLQLKAGTNGTQLSGRFKANLTPKFDEGDLKEKIKGKSVKDTRGIIKQLPDVSDVSVNFSPNIPIFSSIPRVKDKITFKIET; translated from the coding sequence ATGGGTCCGCTAAAAGTCCTTGGAAATCTGCTTAAAAGAGACAATTCGCAAGAAGAAAACTATCTTTCATTAGTTTTAACTCCCGACAGAATTCTGGCATCAATCTGGAAATTCAAAGAAGACGAAATAATGACCCTGGGTTTTGGGCAGAAGAACTTTCAAAGCCAAGAAGTTCTAGTTCATCAAGCTGCAATCGCAATCGACGCTGCCGGCAAGCAGGCAAAGGTAGATATCACCAAGGCCGTTTTCGGACTCTCGGAATCTTATCTTGAAAATTCGACACTTCAGGACAGTACAACAAAACTACTTAAAAAACTTTCCCAGGAACTCGAACTCGATCCTCAGGCATTCGTTTCGATTGCATCTAGTGTAAATCATCTTTTAAAATCTGAAGAATCAATTACCCCCCACGCAGTTCTTATCGGCATTTTCGGCGATTTTGTTGAAGTCCATTTGTTAGAGGGTGATAAAGTTGTCAAATCAACAATATCCAAATCCCCAGTAAATATCGAAAAAATAACAACACTAATAAAAAACCTTAAAGAAGAAGATAAACAGCTGCCTGCAAAAATTGTTGCCTACGGCATAAACGAATCAACCGAAATTGCAGAAAAAATTACTAAAAATAAATGGAAGGATATATTTGTCCACGAACCAAAGATAGATTTTCTCGACGATGCGGAACTTGCAAGGGCCGTCTGTTACGCGCAAGCTGCCGATATTTTAGGTCATGACCCAATAAATCAAGCAGCTGGAGCAGCAGATTTAGCAGGCGAAAAACAGCGGGAAGACGCAGATGAAGTAGTGGAAGAAAAAGTACAAAAAGAACCAGACGAACTCGGCTTTATAGAAGGCGAAGACATTCTTTTAAGTGACACTCGAAAGCCAACAGAAAGCGAACCCCTCGAAGAAAAAGTAGATTCGGACAAAAGCGACGCATCGCCCAGCGAAGAATTAAGGCCAGTAACTAGGCACGAAGAGTACGCAGTTCACGAGCAAAATAGTCAGATGATGCAGCCACCACAACACGAACAAAAACCCCGAAAAAACCCATTAATTTTTCTTACAAACTTTACCCATCTGTTCCACTTTAAAATGCCGTCAGGCAAAAAGGCAGCAATCATAGGTGGAGTCATCTTGTTGTTTTTAATAACGGCTTCTTACGCCGCAGCCCAAACTCTTACAAAGGCAGAGGTTGTAATTAAAGTAAACGGCAGCGATTTTGAAAAAGAATTTGCGGCAACTGCAGTTGAAGGTGGAAGCTTGGATGCAGCAAGGTCTCAAATCCCCGCACAAACCGTTAGTACCGAAGCTCAAGCGAGCCAAAAAGGCGTGACAACAGGATCTAAAAAAGTGGGAGATCCTGCAAAAGGCGAAATTACAGTTTTCAACTGGACTACTGCTTCAAAGACTTTTGCCCAAAAGACATCAATTATAACTAGCGGTGGGATAAAGTTCACTCTCGACAATGACGTACAAGTTGCATCCAGAAGCGCACAATCACCGGGTCAATCTGCTGCTAAAGTTACGGCACAAGAAGTAGGGACCGCGGGCAACATCGGGGGCGGCAGCGACGTAACTTTTCCAGAGTTTGACTCGCTTTCTTACTCAGCGGTAAACAGTGCCGCTTTTTCAGGTGGGTCAGAAAGGCAAGTAACGGTAGTAACACAACAAGATATGAGCAAGCTTGAAAGCGAGCTCATAAAAGTGCTTACTCAAAAAGCCAGAGAAGACCTCCAAGCAAAAGCAGCCGGCGCCAAAATAACAGACGATGCAATAACTACTACAGTTAAAAATAGAAATTTTGATAAAAAATTAGACGAGGAAGCATCGCTGTTGAACTTGGATTTATCTGTTGAAGCCAAAGCTATCACTTATAGCGAAGACGATTTAAAAAACCTTCTCGCCGAAAATTTTAAAGAAGAAGCGCCAAACAATCTTGAAATTAGACCGGAAAATATAGAAATAAATAATCTGCAACTGAAGGCCGGTACCAACGGAACCCAACTTTCGGGAAGGTTTAAAGCAAACCTCACCCCCAAATTTGATGAAGGTGACCTTAAAGAAAAGATAAAGGGCAAAAGCGTCAAGGATACAAGGGGAATAATAAAACAATTACCAGACGTTTCGGACGTTTCCGTTAACTTTTCTCCAAATATTCCAATATTCTCATCAATCCCAAGGGTTAAAGATAAAATCACGTTTAAGATTGAGACTTAA
- the ruvX gene encoding Holliday junction resolvase RuvX, protein MILGIDLGKSTTGIATSQGAFASPYKTLTHKSQKEALEKISALIKEEGAETIVIGFVEGKIKIFFENFAKNLKEKNPNVEIILWDETLTSRQAREYMVKQNVPKLKRATKEHEVAAALILQSYLDADNTSLL, encoded by the coding sequence ATGATCTTAGGAATTGATCTTGGAAAATCAACAACTGGTATTGCAACTTCACAAGGCGCTTTCGCGTCTCCTTATAAAACATTAACCCACAAATCTCAAAAAGAAGCACTCGAAAAAATATCAGCTCTAATTAAAGAAGAAGGCGCGGAAACAATTGTCATCGGTTTTGTCGAAGGCAAAATAAAAATCTTCTTTGAAAACTTCGCTAAAAATTTAAAAGAAAAAAATCCCAATGTCGAAATTATTTTATGGGACGAAACTTTAACATCTAGACAGGCCCGCGAATATATGGTTAAACAAAATGTACCAAAGTTAAAAAGGGCTACCAAAGAACACGAAGTAGCAGCTGCCCTAATTTTACAAAGTTATCTAGATGCCGATAACACGTCATTGCTATAA
- the mltG gene encoding endolytic transglycosylase MltG: protein MIKSKTLFIPLLIVLILVPLIALLLYNQSLKPVSTSAEQVPFRITPGQPVTQIAANLKEENLVRNAFTFRLLVAQMGITKSIQAGDFIFTRNMSAKEIAQSLTHGAIDLWITIPEGLREEEIAELIESKLKDPDSTSTYQFDKEQFTEFADEGYMFPDTYLIAKDANSREVADRLRRTFDEKVGEDLLEKGAENNLTLEEVVTLASLIEREAKTNEERATISGILINRLNAGIALQVDATVQYAKGYDSANGKWWPQITVDDYQSVRSVYNTYRNPGLPPAPISNPGIESIRAAANPQETDYLYYLHDADGKIHYAETVDQHNQNIQNYL, encoded by the coding sequence ATGATTAAAAGCAAAACACTTTTTATCCCACTTCTTATCGTTTTAATTTTAGTTCCTCTCATTGCTCTTTTGCTCTACAACCAAAGCTTGAAGCCGGTTTCCACCAGTGCCGAACAAGTCCCCTTTAGAATTACACCAGGGCAACCAGTTACCCAAATTGCGGCAAATCTTAAAGAAGAAAATTTAGTAAGAAATGCTTTCACCTTTAGACTTCTTGTTGCGCAAATGGGTATCACAAAAAGCATCCAAGCGGGAGATTTTATCTTCACAAGAAATATGTCGGCAAAAGAAATCGCCCAAAGCCTAACGCATGGCGCGATCGACCTGTGGATAACGATTCCAGAAGGTTTAAGGGAAGAGGAAATAGCGGAACTTATCGAGAGTAAATTAAAAGATCCAGACAGCACGTCAACATATCAATTCGACAAGGAACAATTCACAGAATTTGCAGACGAAGGATACATGTTCCCGGACACTTATCTTATTGCCAAAGATGCCAACTCGAGGGAAGTGGCGGACAGACTCAGGAGAACTTTTGACGAAAAAGTAGGGGAGGACCTCCTAGAAAAAGGGGCGGAAAATAACTTAACACTCGAAGAAGTTGTAACACTCGCGTCTTTGATAGAGAGAGAAGCAAAAACAAACGAAGAACGAGCGACTATTTCGGGAATTCTCATTAACCGTCTTAATGCGGGAATCGCGCTTCAGGTAGACGCGACGGTTCAATACGCAAAAGGTTACGACAGCGCAAATGGCAAATGGTGGCCTCAAATCACGGTCGATGATTATCAATCTGTTCGCTCCGTCTACAACACTTATCGCAACCCAGGACTTCCGCCCGCCCCAATTTCCAATCCTGGAATCGAATCAATTCGCGCTGCTGCTAACCCTCAAGAAACAGATTACTTATATTATCTCCACGACGCGGATGGCAAAATCCACTACGCTGAAACCGTCGACCAACACAACCAAAACATCCAAAATTATCTGTAA